The window AATGCTCGGGAACTGGCCCTGGCCTTTGAAAAAGCGCATCGAACATTAGATGTTCTTATCATGATAAACACCGGCCTGAATAGATGCGGCCTTGAAAATGATCGCGAAGTGTTAAAACTGGCCGACTTCTGTGCCGGATTGAAAGGTATCAGACTGGCAGGGCTGATGACTCATGCCGGCCATGCCTATGCCTCTTCCAGTAAGGTAGAAATCAAAAAGATAGGCCAATATGAAGGGAAGAGGCTGGCGGATCTGGCGGATATTCTGCAACGGCGAGGTCATAGTATTAAGATTGTCTCAGTCGGCTCGACCCCCACAGCGAAATATTGTTCAGCTATCAAGGGGGTCACAGAATTGCGTGTGGGCAATTATATCTTTAATGATGTAACTCAAGTAACACTTCAAACAATCTCAGTAAGGCAATGTGCGGCATCAATAATATCCACCATGATTAGCAAATCGTCAGTGGGTCGTGTTATAATTGACGCCGGCAGCAAAGCGCTGGCGCTTGATCGTGGCGCCCATGGCAGCGATGCCATTACCGGTTTCGGCCGTATTATTGGTGGTGGCGGCATTATAAGCAGATTATCCGAAGAGCATGGCATTATTGATAAAGCGACCCGGAAATTTCGGATTGGTGATCGTATTCGTATTATACC is drawn from candidate division Zixibacteria bacterium HGW-Zixibacteria-1 and contains these coding sequences:
- a CDS encoding alanine racemase, coding for MIRTIYDIDTPAVLIEKSIMEDNIDSMQRLAERNGVNLRVHIKTHKIPELAKLQLKAGAVGIAVAKLGEAEMMAEAGINDIQIANIITGSIKIRRLLRLHRKNRLTVGIDSFDNARELALAFEKAHRTLDVLIMINTGLNRCGLENDREVLKLADFCAGLKGIRLAGLMTHAGHAYASSSKVEIKKIGQYEGKRLADLADILQRRGHSIKIVSVGSTPTAKYCSAIKGVTELRVGNYIFNDVTQVTLQTISVRQCAASIISTMISKSSVGRVIIDAGSKALALDRGAHGSDAITGFGRIIGGGGIISRLSEEHGIIDKATRKFRIGDRIRIIPNHICTAMNLFDYAYLVDRERVLKKLRITSRGKMN